One genomic region from Nymphaea colorata isolate Beijing-Zhang1983 chromosome 10, ASM883128v2, whole genome shotgun sequence encodes:
- the LOC116263098 gene encoding mavicyanin-like: protein MAFFADVKVRTFWALCLLLFVPGRVLCYLFRVGDLDAWGVPAPVTPKIYDDWSQNNKFRIGDSLLFLYPPSEESLVQVTEDAFKSCNISNPIAYFNDGNTLFNITGPGTFYFTSGVGGHCLRLQKLAVFVPSNGTSNQPSSAPSSLPGSSSSSYPTVFGPTASARSSAPAMSVASVYSSMAYLVFSFLLLIYI from the exons ATGGCGTTCTTTGCCGATGTAAAAGTGAGGACCTTCTGGGCTCTGTGCCTTCTTCTGTTTGTACCAGGCAGAGTGCTCTGCTATCTATTCAGAGTGGGGGATCTAGATGCATGGGGAGTACCAGCTCCTGTGACACCAAAGATCTACGATGATTGGTCGCAGAATAACAAGTTCCGTATTGGTGACTCTCTCC TGTTTCTGTACCCACCAAGCGAGGAATCTCTGGTCCAAGTAACAGAAGATGCATTTAAATCATGCAACATCTCTAATCCGATCGCATATTTCAACGATGGCAACACGCTCTTCAACATCACTGGCCCTGGTACGTTCTACTTCACCAGTGGGGTGGGTGGTCACTGCCTCAGATTGCAGAAGCTTGCTGTGTTTGTTCCTTCAAATGGGACGTCTAATCAACCTTCTTCTGCTCCATCGTCCCTGCCTGGAAGTTCATCATCTTCTTATCCCACGGTCTTCGGTCCAACTGCGTCGGCGCGGTCATCGGCGCCGGCCATGAGCGTTGCCTCTGTTTACTCCTCCATGGCTTATCTTGTcttctctttcttgctcttGATCTACATATAA